From the genome of Nicotiana tabacum cultivar K326 chromosome 17, ASM71507v2, whole genome shotgun sequence:
GTTTGGCCTAAAACGAATAATTTCACACTATATAAGAGTATCTTTGGGCTAGTTTAGTCTAGTAATATTATATTGTGGAAAGTCACTGCCTTGAAAATGATTTCGGCTGACTAGGGTGATCGATGAGACCGTTCGTTGCTCAAGGTTCAACAACACTCCCAAACACGTACACTCGTGGCTTGAAGTTAAGAGTTTGCAGAAATACAATTGTCCAAAAACTTATTGAGAAGAACTAGAGAAAGAGGGGAatgtattttttgtgtttttgtagGAGAGAAATCAAAACCTGTATATATAGGTAAGGAGGCAACGGTTAGGTTGTATAGTCAAAATCTAAAACGATTGTAACATTAATTATATTGCGTTAAACATTAGGAATAACATAATAATTGTTGGTATACTCAACAATAATTTTTCTAAAGCCAAATTTGGATTAGGCTTCATGCGGTTttgcctcctgaaccattttcaCATAGCTCTTTACGAATCAAATAATAGGACAACTAATTATAAAGTGAATAAGAGAAGTTCAAAAAAAGGTGACTGTTCGTAATCCATGAGGGACAGTTTCCTTCTGATAATAAGACAAAAGAAGTAAGAGGAAAAAGGGAACCAATTTGAAAGCTCTTTCTATGTATTTGGGACAGTTTCAAAGAGAGCTCTTTCTATGATTGACAGTGTATAGCTTTTTTTATATCTTCAGGTAACAAAATGGGGAGAAAATTTTATATCTTCAGGTAACAAAATGGGGAGAAAATGCCTGTTTTTGAATTTTCGGAGGTGCTTAATATTTGAACTTTAATGATGTACAGTCTTAAATGTTGTAAAGACAGAAAATTTTGAACCCAATCTGAATTGCTGTGTATTGTCTTGAGAAAGAAATATGTGTACAGTGTAGCCAATTTATTCAATTTACTCTAAGTACTACTCCCATACATGTCCCATACCTATCCATGTGTAATTTGTCCTAATGtgaataaaaaatatatacaagaaaatataaaatacAACTAAGGAATCTCTGTAGTCAAAATATTCCTTTGCTATTATGGATAGCTGGATTGCAAATCACTTGACATAATCTCCTTCAAGGATAGAGTTGTCATGTTACACTCCCATTATATTTGGAAACAAAATACTACTCCACTTCAGATATCTCAAAGAATGCTTTTGTACTTTGTGAGTCCTAAATCATTATATTCACTTTTATGTTTCTATTTGTCAATCGACAGTGATGAATGTCGATCAATTCACTGATTAACTTCATAACTTGAAATCAAGTCTTAGATTATCTTTTATCCTTTCTTCAACACCTCCCTCAAGTTGGAGAGGTTTGAGAAAACACCCAACTTGCCCAGTAAGGTGTGATGCTTAGGTCCAGTGAGTGATTTCGTGAATAAATCGGCTAGCTGAGAGTCAGTTCTGATGAAAGAGAGGGAAATAAGATCGGAGATGAACTGTTGTCACACAAAATAACAGTCAATTTCAACATGTTTCGTCCTCTCATGAAAGACGAATTTTTTAGCTATATGAATATATGTTTGACTGATAGAGTGGAGTGGAATCAGAAGTGTGATTGGTGCTGAAAGATCATCGAAGAGGTGGACTAACCAGGTAAGCTCCGCTACAACTCTCTGCATCGATCGAtactctgcttctgcggaactGAGAGAAATTGAGGCTTGTTTCTTAGATTTCTAGGAAATTGGTGAAGATCCTAATGAGATGTAGAAACCACTCACTGATCTCCGAGAATCTGGACATGAACCCCAatccgaatcataaaaatctTGGAGTTTAAAAGATGGTGATGCAGTCATGAAAAGCCCAAGTCCTGGGTCTTTAAGAAGATAACGAAGTACTCGGAGAGCAGCTTCGAGATGTGATTGTTGCGGATCCTGCATATATTGACTGCGATGTTGTATTTTAAAGGAAAGGTCTGGTCTTGTATCAGTAAGATAATTCAACTTCCCAATCAAGTGACGATATAAGGTTGGATCTTGAATGACTTCTCCAGTGTGTGCAAGAAGTTTTTGTGTCGGATCTAAAGGTGAAGAAGCTGGCTGCTTATCCATGCAGTCAAACTCTTTTAGCAAATCTAAGGTGAATTTGCGTTGAGATAGAATCAAATCCATTCCTAAGAAATAATGTAAGTTTTCGAGGCCCTTAATCTTGAATTCTTGATCAAGAAAAAATTTCAAGGCCTTCAATTCCTCAATGTCATTACCAGTTAGCATGATGTCGTCAACATAAATTGCTACAATAGAGATTGAAGTTCCTTTCTTCTTAAAGAACAAAGAGTAGTCATTTAGGGAATGTGAATAGCCTTTGAAACTAAGAGCACATGTAAGCGTTGAATACCACTGTCTTGATGCTTGACGAAGTCCATAAAGTGACCTCTTTAACTTGCACACATGTTTGGGTGTTGGAGAGTTCATACCTGCTGAAAATTTCATGTATACCTCTTCGTTTAAATCTCCATGTAAGAAAGCGTTGTTAACATCCAATTGATATAAGCCCCAGCCTTTTTTGACTGCAGTAGCTAGAAGACATCTTATTGTGGTCATTTTAACCACTGgagaaaatattttaataaaatctaTACCCTCATGTTGCACATCACCTCTGATTACTAATCTTGCTTTCATTCGTTTAATACTTCCATCTAAATGATGTTTAACTTTGTATACCCATTTGCATGGGAGGGCCTTTTTATCACCAGGAAGTTCAATAACTTCCCAAGTCTCATTCTGAACTAGTGCCTCAATCTCCTTCTGTATTGCTTCTTGCGATCCTGGGTGATGAGCTGTCTGGCTGAAGGTTAGTAGTTCTTGAACATTTGAAAGTAAATTTAAAAATGTCTTATTTGAAGTTGAGAGGGGCAGAAAAGGAGTAAGAAGCAGGTGTTATAGGAGAAAGAAAACATGGTGTGCTAACATCAGTTAATTACACTGCATTTGTAATGTAGTCACTTAGGTAAGAGGGAGTTTTGTGGACTGAAAAATGGTGTAGAAAATTCTGTAACATCTTGATTTGGAGGATTACTCGGATGATCAGAATGTTCAACTGAATTAGTAGTCTGCAAATCAGGTACTTCAAGATTTACTTCAGGTGTATTTGAAGTAGGAAAAATTGATTTATGAGGCTTTGAAGTGTTCATTGAAGCAAATGGATAGATGTCCTCATGAAATATCATATCCCTAGAAACAAAAGTCTTCTTTGTGTCAAGATTAAGGACTTTATAGCCTTTCTTACCATGTGGATATCCTAAGAAAACACAAGGTAAGGCCCTTGTATCAAATTTTTCCCTCTGAGATGAAAGAGTAGAAACAAAACATAAACATCCAAAACATTTAAGTTTGGAGTAGTTAGCCTTAGTTTTAAATAAAATCTCATAAGGTGTCTTAAGCTTTAAAACCTTTGAAGGGAACCTGTTAATTAAATGTATTGTAGTCAACACACAGTCTCCCCAAAAATGAATAGGTAAATGTGATTGATAGAGGAAAGCCCTAAAAGTCTCTAGAAGATACTTATGTTTGCGCTCCACAATTcaattttgttgaggagtcccaACACAAGTTGTCTGGTGCAAAATTccttgttttgaaaacaaaaatatGCATGTGCATTCCATGTTCCAAGCTCAAAAGCATTATCTGAACGTATAATTTTGACTTTGTTGTGAAACTATCTCTCTATCATAGCTAAAAAAGATTGCAAATACTGGAAACACATTTGATTTTGTGCTAAGAAGATATGTCCAAGTACCCCTACTATAGTCATCAACTATAGTTAGGAAGTACTTATATCCATCATAAGTGATTATATTGTAAGGACCCCATGTATCTATGTGAATTAAATCAAACATAGCTCTAGAAGTAGTTGAACTAGTGAAAAATAGTAATTTCAACTGTCTAGCCATATGACATATCACATAAGGCACAGAAAAATTATCACATAAAGAATTAGGAATAGATGAAATATTCTtcatattactcaaaggcatatgACCTAAACGATAATGCCACAACTTGTTCTTTACATCAGAATTACTAGAGAAGGAAAATAAAGCTGAAGGAACTTTCTGATTACATAGATTTTTTCCTAACACAAATGAATTTCTAGATGAAGATGACTTCTTGGAAATGAGTTCCAAATGCCTTGATTCCAGAACATAAATACCACAACTCTTCCTACCAATCACCAGAGGCCTCTTTATTAAAGGGGCCTacaaaaaaacagaaaagaaaagtgAATAATATGAGATAGTTGTTATGTTTGCACAATTTATGAACTGACAACAAATTGAATCTAAAAGCAGGGATATACAGTACATTGTGAAGAATCAGATTTGGAAAAAGTGAAACTGAATCTGAATGTATGACTCTAACCTTATGAGAGTTGGGTAAATTTACATTCAAAGGTTTAGGTAAAGGAGCTATATTATAGAGAGCAGTTTCATCAAAAGTCATATGTTCAGATGCACCACTATCTAATATCCATGTCTTATTGTTGTTATGTGCAAAACAAGTAGTGCAATTATGTGAGAAAGATATACCAACACAGTTCACATCTACATTGTTTTCAGAGCTGTTGGTTCCCTGTTTTCCCATCTGCACTTGCTGAAGGAGTTGTAGGATCTCGCTAATATTTTCTTGAGTAAGTGACTTGATCCCCGCCGTCTGTACTGTATTTTCTTCAGTGCTGAAAGCATTGTTACCTTGAACTGGCCCTtggtattttctttgatttgtgaACTTGAAATCTGAGGGAAATCCAACAAACATGTAGCATTGTTCCACAACATGACCTGGCTTCTTGCAGTATGAACAGGTAGAGTTGTTTTTCTTTCCCTCATACCCAggtttttttcctttaaaatcccTCACATTGTTTCTCTTACCAACTGTCCTATGTTGTGCAGCAATAAATGAAGCCGATTCTCCAGGATAAATAGGAGAAGTATGTATTTCTCTTTGCTTTTCATCCTGGATAACCATAGAGTAAGCTTGGCCAAGAGAAGGTAAAGGGGAAGTCAACAGTATGTTGCTTCTCACACCTATGTAGGTGTCATTCAGGCCTATTAAAAATTGCAGCAGTCTCTGGTCTAGGTGCGTTTTCAGATTTTTTCTCTTAGCTCCACATACACATTCAcatgaacaagtagagaaaattgATCAAGGTATCTAGTTCATCCCAcaaactttttatttttgtgaaataACTTGAAACACTAGAGTTACCTTGAACCACGCCAGTTAGTTCTTTCTGCACTTGAAAAAGCTTAGCCCCATTTGTCTGACCAAATCTGTCTTCTAAATCATTCAACAGATCTTTTGCACTGTGTGAGTAAAGAACAGTTTCTGCAATTTCTTCAGAGAGTTAATGAGCCAAGACAACACCATGTCATTTCCTCTAGCCCAAGAACTTTGAAGACCAGAGTTTTCATCTGGAATGGAAAGAGTTCCATCTATGAAACCTAGTTTATTCTTGGTAGAAAGAGCTATGACTACTGCTCTACGCCAAGCTCCATAGTTTTTGCCATCAAAAGCTGAGGAAACAACGTTCATGCCTAGATAGTCTGAAGGATGAAGATATAAAGGTGTGTTGAATCAATCACACCTTTCTTGGTTGAATCAGTTGTTGCAGCTACAACTTCTGTTGTTTCTCCCATTGCAAGGAATATAACAAAGTTGAAAAATGAATAAGGGTTTGAAATATCAAGTTGGCCGACCTACTCTTAGATATCATGTAAAGACAGAAAATTTTGAAACCAATCTGAATTGATGTGTATTGTCTTGAGAAAGAAATATATGTACAATGTAGCTAATTTATTCAATTTACTCTATGTACTACTCTCATACCTGTCCCATACCTATCCATGTGTAATTTGTCCTAATGtgaataaaaaatatatacaagaaaatatgaaatacaACTAAGGATTCTCTGCCGTCAAAATATTCCTTTGCTATTATGGACATCTCGATTGCTCCTTCAAGGATAGAGTTGTCATTTCACACTCCCATTATATTTGGAAACAAAATACTACTCCACTTCATATATCTCAAAAGAATGCTTTTGTACTTTGTGAGTCCTAAATCATTATATTCTCTTTTATGTTTCCATTTGTCAATCGACAGTGATGAATGTCGATCAATTCACTGATTAACTTCATACCTTGAAATCAAGTCTTAAATTGTCTTTTATCCTTTCTTCAACAAATGTATTCCCAATAGTTTGCCTATGGTTCTAATTTTTAAATCTCGCGCTCTTCATATGGTCATAAGTTTGCACCTTGGCACAAAATGAACGAACATTTGGACGGTTAGGCTCTGGCGGCAACAAGGAGTCAAATGCCCGAGCTGCGCACCTTTGCTGTTTGCCGCCAAATTTCTACCCTTTCGACgattaatttaaacaaaacgaTCAACAGCTTTGTAGCAAACGGAAACCTCAAAGAAGCTCGCAAACTCTTCGATCAAAGCGCCCACTCAAGAAACGTCGTATCATGGAATTCAATTATCGCTGGCTACTTCAGACACAGCTGCACCCAACAAGCCGAGTACCTGTTCGACGGAATGCCTCACCGAGATGTCGTTTCTTGGAACACCATGCTTTCCGGATATCGCAATGCTAACAACCCAGAAAAAGTCTATAATTGCTTTCTGCATATGAACAGATATGGAGGCAGACCCAATGAGCTCACTTTCGCAGTAGCAATTAGCTCCTTCTTGCATAAAGATTTCAAGCATTTGGTCCCACAGCTTCATGGTCTTGTGCTTAGTTTGGGGATAAGTCTCAATATCTTTGTAGGGTCAGCATTGATGAGGGGTTATATTGATTTAGATGATTACAAAGGTTTAGCTCGAGTTTTCGATGAGATTTTGGTTAAAGATGTTACGCCGTGGAACGTGCTGATTTTGGGCTATATGAAATTTGGGTGCACAAGTGGGGCTCAGAGGGCTTTTGATATGATGCCTATGAGAAATGCTTTTACTTGGAGTACTTTGATCAATGGGTACATTGAAAACAAGAAGCTTAATGAAGCTCGGTCCCTTTTTGATAAGATGAGTGAGAAAGATGTGGTTTCTTGGACAGCCATGATAAGAGGGTATGTGCAGTATGGAAACTTTATGGAGGCTTTGAAATTGTTTAAGGTGATGTTGAGCTCAGGAGCTCGTCCTAATCATTTTACATTTTCAACTGTTTTAGATGCCTGCGCTGGTAACTCTGCTGTTCTTGTGGGTAATCAAGTTCACGCTTGCATCTTGAAGTCTGGTTTCCCTCTTGATGTCGTCTTGTTGACCTCCCTTGTTGACATGTATGCAAAATGCGGCGACATTGACATTGCATTCTGCATTTTTGAGTCCATCCCTGAAAGGAATTTGGTAGCTTGGAATTCAATCATTGGGGGTTATGCGAGACACGGGCTTCCAGAGAGGGCAATGCTGGAGTTTGAAAGGATGGTGAAGAGTGGTATTAGGCCTGACGAAATTACTTTTATTAATTTGGTCTATGCATGTGGCCACGGTGGACTAGTCGAAGAAGGTGAGAGAATTTTCAACTCTATGGTAATGGATTACGGTTTGAAAGCAGAGATGGAACACTATGCATGTATGGTGGACTTGTATGGAAAGGCAGGTCAGCTTGAGAAAGCAGAGAAATTTATAGAGGGGATGCCTTTTAAGCCCGATGTGGTGGTCTGGGGGGCGTTGTTGGGAGCCTGTGGCTTGCACTCGTGTCTAGAGCTCGGAGAGATTGCAGCAAATGGAATCTACACATTGGAGAATGACCATCCTGCAGTATATTCTGTTCTTTCTAAAATCTACGGTAACAAAGGAGTGTGCAGTGACATAACTGGTTTGGAGAAGTTGATGAAGAATTGGCGCGCTAGAAAGCAGAAAGCTGGTAGTTGGATTTAATCTCCTTCTTCCATAAGTATAACTGTGACAAAATTGGCAGGTGCTTAAAACAGTTCGTAAGGAAGTCTTGGCGGGTTGTAAGATTATATTCACGCGGGTTTTCCCTACTACTAACTTCCAGGCTTAAAAAACATTTTAGGTGGAAAATGGCGGAGCAACTACGAGCAAAATGTTCCAAAGAGCATGACTTGTCTGTCACTCATGTTGTCTCTCTGGATGCTAGAACAAAAAAATCACGCTGAGCAGTGCAGCAAAGCAAATACTTGGTCAATCCAGGATGGATTGAAGCTGCCAACTATCGATGGCGAAAACCACCCGGAGAAGACTTCCCTGTCAGTACATAGTTATCAGTTTTTTGAACATTGCGTACCACGATCTTAGATAGGAGCTTATATATGGGAAGTCCATGTTAAAATTTGATATATATAGAACAAGTCTCAACATCCATCTTAGATAGGAGCTTATATATGGGAAGTCCAGGTGAAAATTTGATATATATAGAACAAGTACCAATATTTTACAGTCAGGACTGAATTTTGCATGATATAATTTCTAGGAGAACAGCTGAAACAAACATAGAGAAGAAGGATAACAGGGCTACTCGTTGACTAATATGCACATATACCATATATTAGTGTCACAGTGGCTAAGACCGACAGTTGCAAGAAGTTTATATATTGCTACTATCTACAGAGTCCTAAAACTGCAAACTACCAAAAATCTTCTTGCAATTTACTAGTTTTCAAACTATAGCTATACAAAACTTTCATCCTCAGTTTTAACAAATACTGAGATCATCCAAAGTGCTGAACTCACCTAAAAGAGATCCATAGTTATCGATGATTGGTAAGCCCAGTTTCAATGAAAATTTAACTGCCCTATTACCTGGAAGTTGGACCCATTCCCCCATCCATAAACCTTCACCATCCTCTTGACCTTCTTTCTTGTTCCCTGCACTATAATCAGTTGGCATATTGCCTTGCAGCTCGACCTTCTTTGAGCTCTGAAAATCGAATATCTTAGACTGATAAGCATTGAAAGCTTCTTCAGCAGTGCCTATTTCGTGAGAATCAATCCTTTGATCAGTTCCTCTGTCAGATGGATTTGAGATTGGAACATCAATTTCTGATCCACCAGCCGATTCGGACTGAAATGGTTCGCAATTTACATTTTCATGTCCTTGCTTGACATTGACTAATTTCTCTTTCCCCGCATCTTGCTTAGAATGAGTTTGCTTATTAGTACATTGCTGCTGCTTTTCCTTGACTAGTTTCTGAAACTCGAGCTTCTTAGATTGAGAAGCCTGGGAAGCCTCTTCAGCAGTGCCAAAAGTCCCCAACCAAATTCTTTTCTTACTGGTGGGGTTTCTAATCTCAGATGTATATTTCCTTGAATTCTTTCTCTTGTGTACCCCAACGATATGTGTTGGTTTTTTGTGAAAATCgattcttttatttcttctacCCACACTAGCAGTATCTAAGGTTTGATCATTAGCCACAGATATGGATGCCACAACATGTGATTCAGGGTGCTGAATTTGATCACAATTCTTTGGTTTATTCTCCTTATTTCCCAGCTGGCGTAATTTCTCAATATCAGACTTCTTGGACAAATAAGCTTGTGAAGCCTCCTCAATAGTGTCAAAACTGCCCAACCATACTTTCTTATGCCTAATTCGGTCCGTAATCACAGCACCATACCTCCCGTCCTTTTGCCTCCGAACTCCAAGTAAGCTTCTCTTGGCTTTAGGATTGCAGCTTATAGTAGTATTACACTCATCAGATGATTCTGTTACATTGACATCAGCCATTAAACATGAGGTTTCTTTAGAAGATTCGGGTTCTTGCCCTGATGTCTTGTTCTTGTGAAACTCAACGATATGTATTGTTGTTTCATGAGAGTCGATTCTTTCATTTCTTCTACTTACATGACTAGCAGTATCTAAGGTTTGATCATTAGCCACAGACAAGGATGCCACAACAGGTGATTCAGGCTGCTGAATTTGATCACAATTCTTTggtttattctctttatttcccTGCTGGCGTAATTTCTCAATCTCGGACTTCTTGGACAAATAAGCATGTGAAGCCTCTTCAGTTGTGTCAAAAGTGCCCAACCATACTTGTTTATGCCTAATTCGGTCTGTAATCACAGCACCATACCGCCCATTCTTTTGCCTCCGGACTCCAAGTAAGCTTCTTTTGGCTTTAGGATTGCAGCTTGCAGTAGTATTACACTCATCAGATGATTCTATGACACTGACATTAGCCATTAAACACGAGGTTTCTTTAGAAGATTCGGGTTCTTTCTCTGACGTCTTGTTTTTGTGAACCTCAACGATATGTGGTGTTGTTTCGTGAGAGTCGATTCTTTCATTTCTTCTACTCACATGACTAGCAGTATCAAAGGTTTGATCAGTAGCCACAGACAACGATGTCACAACAGGTGATTCAGACTGCTGAAATTGTTCAAGATTCTTCTTTGGTTTATCCTCCTCATTTCCCTGCTGGCTTAATTTCTCAAACTCGGACTTCTTGGACAAATAAGCATGCGAAGCCTCTTCAATAGTGTCAAAAGTGCCCAACCATATTTGCTTATGCCTAATTGTATCTGTAACTACAGCACCATACCTCCCGTTTTTTTGCCTTCGCACTCCAATTAAGCTTCTCTTGGGTTTAGCACTAGAATTGCTTGTATTATTACACTCATCAGATGATTCTGTGACAGCCATTAAACTCGAGATTCCTTTTGATTTGTGCATGTTAGAGTTAAAGCCTTTGGATGCCTCTTTAACAGTACCAAAGAAGGCCTGTTTTTTCATCTTAAAGGGGTCTTTTTTTTATCTCCCCATGTTTTGCAATTCAACTCGTGCTTTCTCAAGGAATGATATCTCCCTAATAAAGGACTTTTTACCTCTTCTTTCAGCAGCAGCGCTGGTACTACTGTCCATGTGATTAATGTGTTGAAAATGAGTAGTGGACTTTATCTTGTCAACAATAATCTCAGAAACGCCACAATCTGATAGCTGCTCAACTAGGGTTATGTTCTGTTTCTGTTTCTTGCAGctggtttcttcttcttcttcttcttcttcctcttccttcttcttcttcttcttcttcctcttccttcttcttcttcttcttcttcttcttcttctttcctctgCTAGTACTCCTTGTTGATCAGTTTCCATAGCAATTATGTTAAAATGACAATGTACATTGAATTGAGGGATATGTCTTGTCTTTGGTGAGATGAAAGAGGGAATGGGGTTTGCTGGAATTCGGAAGGAAGAACACTTTGCTACTCAGCTCTTCCTTCCTATTGTAGAATTTAGGTAGCTACTTGACGCGTGTTGCTTGTTATTTCTCTACTTGTCAAAAAGTTTCGTCTTACGATATTATAAAGCGATAATTAGGGTGTAAATGGATTTTTATAAACTGATTAAATCGATCAAACGGTACCGTATCAATTATTATATTTCTTTTATAACTAATTTaaatcatatatttttatatatatttataattgcACCAATAATTAgggtaaatttttattttacaaaaataaaccgaaaaaataccgaactgaattattttatataagaaaaatatattatatatatattaagttaTAAATAAATCTTTTCCTAGGTCCTCGTGATTATAAAAACGCCTACAAGCCGGTAAATAACGAAAACCCAAAATCTCAACTCCCAACTATGCAATTCCTACGGGAACTAAATTAGTTCTAACTACCATCTTGAGCAGTAATCTAATAGATATTCTAGTGATCGTGAGTAGCAAGCTATAAGGTATTGAATATATTCTCTCCGTATGATTCATATATTTTTATTGGATACTTAATCTTCAAATAGACTATATTGTTGAGTATCATCTTGTTTAATATATTTCCATTCATGTGATCtatatttcttttgtctttacTTAATTTCCTCTACGTTACATTAGAATAGTGGAATGGATCTCTATTCTGGCTATCTTTCATATTCCCTTGATTTATCATCTTTTAAACAGTAAAAACGTATAGAGAGTTTGTCAAAATCCTAAGTACATGTGTATATTATCGTGTTCTAACTTCTATTAGCGACTTGTACATGACATCTTAAAAAAAATACCGAATCATACTAATACCAAAGAGAACCCTAGGTAATTGGAACGGTTTTGAAtaatctaattttaattatataaaattaagtaatcaaaaattgatatgatagaaattttaTGAAATAACTAGTTGAACCAAACCATTGATACCCCAAATGGTAGAGCTGCGCGAATGATGTTTTGGCAATAATTATATACTGGTCTTCAAAGTGCCTTTGTAATGCTAAATcatctactcgggtctcaagtCTCAATCGAATGTAGTTCTTCTTGCaatttctaacttaatttatTTAGGAAATTGCTTATTCTTCTGAACATTTCTAGGCGGTGATTGCCCGTGCTAGCACGGACCCAACATTTGATGAAGTACTTTAAAAAGTCATACATACAAAGAATACAAAGAAGTTAAAATAGAAAAGAATTTACAACTGATAAGTCGCAAAATTTGGATTTCaagttttatttaaatcataCGATGTAAGTACTTGGTGTgatcacctaattttttaccatatTTAAATTGTTATCACCTtctattatgtaaatatttttagggGTTTAATCtataatttttagctttgtttcaCCTTTTTTATAGGgtaaacaaataaaattaaaattaaaaggtcaaatattattattattaatattatttttatctttatatttattcTTTTGAAACAAACCGAAaaagttaaatatatatattttttaaaagaattcgTGTGGaataaaaaaagaggaaaaggggAAGTGGGGAATTAAAAAATAGAAGTAAAGGAagtgagaattaaaaaaaaataaaagtaaaagaaagtaggaaataaaaaagaaaagtaaaggtGGGTgggaataaaaaaaagtaaaagaaaatggaaattaaaaaaaaaagtaaaagaaagtgggtattaaaaaagaaaagcaaaggaagatggggaattaaaaaaaaaggaaaatgggaagtgggaatttgtttttgtttttttacaaATCTGAAGAAATTAGGAAAATTTGTCTATAAAGAAAGTGgaaattaaaatagaaaagtaAAGGAAgatggaaattaaaaaataaaagtaaaggaaggtggataattaaaaaaaagaaaatgggaagtgggaatttttttttttttaaaactgaaaaaatcaaaaaatttgtctagaagagaaaaatgtgagaaaaaaagagagaagaaagggtgaggaaagagaggagtgaattgaaaaaaataattattcttaTGTGCTAAGGGAATTTctaaggctgtccaacgggacgggccgTCCCGGTCCCGTCCcggtc
Proteins encoded in this window:
- the LOC107822446 gene encoding pentatricopeptide repeat-containing protein At2g22410, mitochondrial-like, with the protein product MPELRTFAVCRQISTLSTINLNKTINSFVANGNLKEARKLFDQSAHSRNVVSWNSIIAGYFRHSCTQQAEYLFDGMPHRDVVSWNTMLSGYRNANNPEKVYNCFLHMNRYGGRPNELTFAVAISSFLHKDFKHLVPQLHGLVLSLGISLNIFVGSALMRGYIDLDDYKGLARVFDEILVKDVTPWNVLILGYMKFGCTSGAQRAFDMMPMRNAFTWSTLINGYIENKKLNEARSLFDKMSEKDVVSWTAMIRGYVQYGNFMEALKLFKVMLSSGARPNHFTFSTVLDACAGNSAVLVGNQVHACILKSGFPLDVVLLTSLVDMYAKCGDIDIAFCIFESIPERNLVAWNSIIGGYARHGLPERAMLEFERMVKSGIRPDEITFINLVYACGHGGLVEEGERIFNSMVMDYGLKAEMEHYACMVDLYGKAGQLEKAEKFIEGMPFKPDVVVWGALLGACGLHSCLELGEIAANGIYTLENDHPAVYSVLSKIYGNKGVCSDITGLEKLMKNWRARKQKAGGKWRSNYEQNVPKSMTCLSLMLSLWMLEQKNHAEQCSKANTWSIQDGLKLPTIDGENHPEKTSLRTAETNIEKKDNRATR